From Salvelinus namaycush isolate Seneca chromosome 2, SaNama_1.0, whole genome shotgun sequence, one genomic window encodes:
- the LOC120026824 gene encoding NLR family CARD domain-containing protein 3-like, with the protein EKIMTFVKNELKMFKRILSPELPEGFESQKQDKEVVDAEDEKQESSAREGALKITLHVLRKMNQKELADTLEKYELAVICQRELKSNLKKKFQCVFEGIAKQGNPTLLNKIYTEIYITEGGTGEVNNEHELRQIETTTRKQARPETAVKCNDIFKPLTGQDKIIRTVLTKGIAGIGKTVSVQKFILDWAEGKANQEVQFVFSFPFRELNLMKGDKHTFIELLNHFSMETKQSGISNYNKYKVLFIFDGLDECRLPLDFQKNKICWDVTESTSVDVLLTNLIKGNLLPSALLWITTRPAAANKIPSWCVDQVTEVRGFNDPQKEEYFRKRFSDEDLANRIISHIKTSRSLHIMCHIPVFCWISATVIEHRLKHKREEMPKTLTEMYTHLVEFHTKQKNEKYLGKEETGPHWNEETILSLGKLAFQQLVNGNLIFYEEDLKEAGIDVSEASVYSGLCTQLFKEECVLYQDKVYCFVHLSIQEFLAAVYVFLSFINNNENLMDKLQTKDKSEVTVYKRAVDKALQSETGNLDLFLRFLLGLSLESNQKHLRGLLTKTRSSSQSHEETVKYIKEKIRENPSPERSINLFHCLNELNDHSLVEEIQSFLNSGSLSKPNLSPAQWSALVFVLLTSEKELDVFDLKKYSRSEEGLLRLLAVVKASRAVLLSGCGVTEKGCASLVSALRSNPSHLRELDLSNNDLKDSGVTLLSAGLGNPHCKLETLRLSGCGVTEEGCASLVSALESNPSHLRELDLSNNDLKDSGVKLLSAGLGNPHCKLETLRMSGCLVTEEGCASLVSALRSNPSHLRELDLSYNHPGDSGVRLLSAGLEDPHCRLEKLNVEHGGENTMKPGLRKYVCDLTLDLNTVNRHLCLSEENRKVTWRREEQPYPDHPELFEDCEQVLCREGLTGRCYWEVEWSGRRADIGVTYKGINRKGEGKDCWLGWNDKSWSLDCSDNSYTAWHNDNLTTIDVPSSGSHRVGVYLDWPAGTLSFYRASSDTLTHLYTFTTTFTEPLYPGFGVYDVDSSVCL; encoded by the exons gagaaaattatgacatttgtgaagaacgagctgaagatgttcaagaggattcttagtccagaactcccagaaggctttgagagtcagaagcaggataaggaagtggtggatgctgaagatgagaagcaggagagcagtgccagagagggggctctgaagatcacactgcacgtcctgaggaaaatgaaccagaaggagcttgctgacacactggagaaat atgagcttgctgtgatttgccaacgtgaactcaaatctaatctaaagaagaagtttcaatgtgtatttgaggggatcgctaaacaaggaaacccaacacttctcaataagatctacacagagatctacatcacagagggtggaacaggagaggtcaataatgaacatgagctgagacagattgagacaacaaccaggaaacaagcaagaccagagactgcagtcaaatgtaacgacatcttcaaacccttaactggacaagacaaaattatcagaactgtgctgacaaagggaatcgctggcattggaaaaacagtctctgtgcagaagttcattctggactgggctgaaggaaaagcaaatcaggaggtccaatttgtattttcattcccttttcgggagctgaatttgatgaaaggggacaaacacactttcattgaacttctcaatcacttctcaatggaaaccaaacaatcaggaatttccaactacaacaagtacaaagttctgttcatctttgatggtctggatgagtgccgactgcccctagacttccagaagaacaagatctgttgggacgtcacagagtcaacctcagtggatgttctgctgacaaatctcatcaagggaaatctgcttccctctgctctcctctggataactacccgaccagcagcagccaataagatcccttcatggtgtgttgaccaggtgacagaggtacgagggttcaatgacccacagaaggaggagtacttcaggaagagattcagtgatgaggacctggccaacagaatcatctcacacataaagacatcaaggagcctccacatcatgtgccacattccagtcttctgttggatttctgcaacagtcatTGAACACaggctgaaacataagagagaagagatgcccaagactctgactgagatgtacacacaccttgtggagtttcataccaaacagaagaatgaaaagtatcttgggaaagaagagacaggtcctcACTGGAATGAAGAGaccattctgtcactgggaaaactggcttttcaacagcttgtgaatggcaatctgattttctatgaagaagacctgaaagaggctggcattgatgtcagtgaagcctcagtgtactcaggattgtgcacacagctctttaaagaggaatgtgtgctgtaccaggacaaggtgtactgctttgttcatctgagcattcaggagttcctggctgctgtatatgtgttcctctcattcatcaacaacaatgagaatctaatggacaaactgcaaacaaaagacAAGTCTGAAGTTACTGTCTACAAGAgagctgtggataaagccttacaaagtgagacaggaaaccttgaccttttcctccgcttccttctgggcctctcactggagtccaatcagaagcacttacgaggtctactgacaaagacaagaagcagctcacagagccatgaagaaacagtcaagtacatcaaggagaagatcagggagaatccctctccagagaggagcatcaatctgttccactgtctgaatgaactgaatgaccattctctagtggaggagatccaaagcttcctgaactcaggaagtctctcaaaacccaacctgtcacctgcacagtggtcagctctggtctttgtgttgctgacttcagaaaaggagctggatgtgtttgacctgaagaaatactccagatcagaggaaggtcttctgaggctgctggcagtggtcaaagcctccagagctgttct gctgtcaggctgtggagtcacagagaaaggctgtgcttctctggtctcagctctgaggtcaaacccctcacacctgagagagctggacctgagtaacaatgacctgaaggattcaggagtgacgctgctctctgctggactggggaatccccactgtaaactggagactctgag gctgtcaggctgtggagtcacagaggaaggctgtgcttctctggtctcagctctggagtcaaacccctcacacctgagagagctggatctgagtaacaatgacctgaaggattcaggagtgaagctgctctctgctggactggggaatccccactgtaaactggagactctgag gatgtcaggctgtctagtcacagaggaaggctgtgcttctctggtctcagctctgaggtcaaacccctcacacctgagagagctggacctgagctacaatcacccaggagactcaggagtcagactgctctctgctggactggaggatccacactgcagactggagaaactcaa tgtggaacatggtggagagaacacaatgaaacctgggcttcgaaaat atgtctgtgatctcacactggacctaaacacagtaaacagacaccTCTGTCTGtcagaggagaacagaaaggtgacatggaggagagaggagcagccgtatcctgatcacccagagctATTTGAGGACTGTGagcaggtgctgtgtagagagggtctgactgggcgctgttactgggaggtagagtggagtgggagaagggctgatataggagtgacatataaaggaatcaacaggAAAGGAGAGGGTAAGGACTGTTGGCTTGGAtggaatgacaagtcctggagtctggacTGCTCTGACAACAGCTACACTGCCTGGCACAATGATAAtctcactaccatagacgtcccctcctccggctcccacagagtaggagtgtatctggactggccagccggcactctgtccttctatagagcctcctctgacacactgacccacctgtacacattcaccaccacattcactgagcccctctatccagggtttgggGTTTATGATGTTGACTCCTCAGTGTGCCTGTAA